A part of Paenibacillus sp. IHBB 10380 genomic DNA contains:
- a CDS encoding ABC transporter ATP-binding protein, producing the protein MDENEEPVISIRSLAMNYGDKPVLRWINLDVYKGQIIGYIGPNGAGKSTTVKILLGLLEGYIGEVKILGRDISDGDVEYKRRIGYVPEVVDIYESLTAQEYLTFVGQLYGLDYSKADHKAAQLMKSFGLESVYSSRVSSFSKGMKQKVLLISSLIHNPDILFLDEPLSGLDANSVIVVKEILACLAAQGKTIFYSSHMMDVVEKISNRIVLLNDGQIIADGSFNQLREKSKEGSLEQIFNELTGFHDHKEKAEQFVSIVQEV; encoded by the coding sequence TTGGATGAGAATGAGGAACCCGTGATATCCATACGAAGTTTAGCTATGAATTATGGTGATAAACCTGTGCTAAGGTGGATTAATCTTGATGTATATAAGGGACAAATCATTGGATATATAGGTCCTAATGGTGCTGGAAAGAGTACTACGGTAAAGATCCTATTGGGACTTTTAGAAGGATATATTGGAGAAGTCAAGATATTAGGAAGAGATATTTCAGATGGTGATGTTGAATATAAAAGAAGGATTGGGTACGTACCCGAGGTTGTAGATATATATGAAAGTCTGACGGCTCAAGAATATTTAACATTTGTAGGGCAGCTATATGGATTAGATTATAGTAAAGCGGACCATAAGGCAGCGCAACTGATGAAGAGCTTCGGATTAGAGTCTGTATACTCATCTAGAGTATCTTCTTTCTCTAAGGGAATGAAGCAGAAAGTATTGTTAATCTCAAGCCTAATACATAACCCCGACATTCTGTTCTTAGATGAACCCCTGAGTGGTTTAGATGCTAACAGCGTCATTGTTGTGAAGGAAATACTTGCTTGTCTAGCAGCACAAGGGAAGACGATCTTCTATTCTTCGCACATGATGGATGTGGTGGAGAAGATTAGTAACCGTATCGTTCTATTGAATGACGGACAGATCATTGCCGATGGGAGCTTTAATCAACTTCGGGAGAAATCGAAGGAAGGGTCACTAGAGCAAATATTTAACGAATTAACTGGCTTTCATGATCATAAAGAAAAGGCTGAACAATTCGTATCTATCGTTCAAGAGGTGTAA
- a CDS encoding cytochrome ubiquinol oxidase subunit I, with protein sequence MDPVMLSRIQFASTTLFHFIFVPLSIGLALLIAIMETMYVIKGKEEYKKMAKFWGHLFLINFAVGVVTGILQEFQFGMNWSDYSRFVGDVFGAPLAVEALLAFFLESTFLGLWIFGWDRLSKKLHLMCIWLVAFGTTMSAFWILVANSFMQRPVGFTMNNGRAEMNDFLALITNGQVLLEFPHTVLAAFMTGAFLVTGVSAYKILKRQDVQFFKKSFIVAIIVGMISSLGVAFVGHSQAQYLVETQPMKMAASEALWDTSSDPAPWTVIASIDPKKKENGATFKIPYMLSFLSYSKFSGEVVGMNQLQAEYEQKYGPGDYIPPVRTTFWSFRIMVGSGSVLILLSLYGAYLVARKKLDRPNKWFMRIMVGAISLPFIANWAGWIMTEVGRQPWTVFGLMTTEDSISPNVSAGQILFSLITFSLAYTILGTILVYLFVRVIKKGPNHSETQVEESHDPFDKEGYHVS encoded by the coding sequence ATGGATCCGGTTATGCTCTCGCGCATTCAATTTGCGTCGACAACGCTGTTTCACTTTATCTTTGTACCCTTGTCTATCGGATTAGCCTTGTTGATCGCGATTATGGAGACAATGTATGTTATAAAAGGTAAAGAAGAGTACAAAAAGATGGCTAAATTCTGGGGGCATCTGTTCCTGATTAACTTTGCCGTTGGTGTGGTTACGGGGATATTACAAGAATTTCAGTTCGGAATGAACTGGTCAGATTATTCTAGATTTGTAGGAGATGTATTCGGGGCACCGCTTGCCGTCGAAGCATTACTTGCCTTTTTCTTGGAGTCTACATTTCTTGGATTGTGGATTTTTGGGTGGGACCGTTTATCGAAGAAACTTCACCTCATGTGTATATGGTTAGTGGCTTTCGGAACCACGATGTCTGCTTTCTGGATTCTAGTTGCGAACTCATTCATGCAAAGACCTGTAGGGTTCACGATGAATAATGGTCGAGCTGAGATGAATGATTTCTTAGCTTTAATTACGAACGGACAGGTGTTGTTGGAATTCCCACATACCGTTCTAGCGGCATTTATGACTGGAGCTTTCTTGGTTACAGGTGTCAGCGCATATAAAATATTGAAACGTCAGGATGTCCAATTCTTCAAGAAATCTTTTATTGTAGCTATTATAGTAGGTATGATTTCATCTTTAGGTGTTGCATTCGTTGGACATAGTCAAGCACAGTATCTAGTGGAGACTCAACCGATGAAGATGGCAGCGTCAGAGGCACTTTGGGACACAAGTTCAGACCCGGCTCCTTGGACAGTTATAGCATCAATTGACCCAAAGAAGAAGGAGAATGGGGCAACCTTCAAGATTCCATATATGCTTAGTTTCTTGTCTTATAGCAAGTTCTCAGGAGAAGTTGTGGGGATGAATCAGCTTCAAGCTGAGTATGAACAGAAATATGGTCCCGGTGACTATATCCCGCCAGTACGTACAACATTCTGGAGTTTCCGTATCATGGTTGGTAGTGGTTCTGTCCTTATTCTTTTAAGTCTGTATGGGGCCTACTTAGTGGCTCGCAAAAAATTGGATCGTCCTAACAAATGGTTTATGCGTATTATGGTAGGAGCTATTTCATTACCGTTTATCGCAAACTGGGCTGGATGGATTATGACCGAAGTTGGCCGGCAACCCTGGACAGTTTTCGGATTAATGACGACAGAAGATAGTATTTCGCCGAACGTTTCAGCAGGACAAATATTGTTCTCTTTAATTACTTTCTCGCTTGCGTATACTATTCTAGGTACTATATTGGTCTATTTATTTGTTCGTGTGATCAAGAAGGGGCCGAATCATTCGGAAACCCAAGTGGAAGAATCTCACGACCCATTTGATAAGGAGGGTTATCATGTCTCTTAA
- the cydB gene encoding cytochrome d ubiquinol oxidase subunit II — MMSLNELWFLLIAVLFVGFFFLEGFDFGVGMSTTILAKNDTERRVLINSIGPFWDANEVWLITAGGAMFAAFPHWYATLFSGFYTALVFVLLALIGRGVAFEFRGKVNSARWKKTWDIIIFIGSLLPPLLFGVVFACLIQGVPIGEDMNMNAGFFDIVNGYTLLGGITLVVLCLVHGLVFTTLRTLGSLQERARIMAKRLLIPLAVLIVAFGVMTYYVTDIFEVRGTILTVLAVVGMIVYLLAGFFIARKRDGWAFGMTGAIIVLSFGSIFIGLFPRVMVSSINDAFSLTITNAASGQYSLKVMSIVALTLLPFVLGYQVWSYFVFHKRVNEKEHLEY, encoded by the coding sequence ATCATGTCTCTTAATGAGTTGTGGTTCTTGTTGATTGCCGTATTATTTGTAGGTTTCTTCTTCTTGGAGGGTTTTGACTTTGGAGTAGGGATGTCCACAACGATTCTCGCTAAGAATGACACGGAGCGTCGTGTATTAATTAATTCGATTGGACCGTTCTGGGATGCAAATGAAGTATGGCTCATTACAGCAGGGGGTGCGATGTTTGCGGCCTTCCCGCATTGGTATGCTACATTGTTCAGTGGGTTCTATACCGCCCTTGTATTTGTACTACTCGCTTTAATTGGTCGTGGTGTGGCGTTTGAATTTAGAGGTAAAGTCAACTCTGCACGTTGGAAGAAAACATGGGATATCATTATTTTCATCGGTAGCCTACTTCCTCCACTATTATTCGGTGTTGTATTCGCTTGTCTGATTCAAGGGGTACCTATTGGCGAAGATATGAATATGAACGCTGGATTCTTTGATATTGTGAATGGTTACACCTTACTCGGCGGAATTACCCTGGTCGTTCTTTGCTTGGTGCATGGATTAGTGTTTACGACGTTAAGAACGCTTGGAAGCTTACAAGAACGGGCACGTATTATGGCTAAGAGGCTTCTTATTCCTCTTGCTGTTCTAATTGTGGCTTTTGGGGTTATGACGTATTACGTAACGGATATATTTGAGGTTCGGGGTACGATTCTGACTGTACTCGCTGTTGTTGGAATGATCGTATACCTATTGGCTGGATTTTTCATTGCTCGCAAAAGAGATGGTTGGGCTTTTGGAATGACAGGAGCCATTATTGTTTTGTCATTTGGTTCAATATTTATTGGTTTGTTCCCACGGGTGATGGTTAGTTCGATTAATGATGCTTTCAGCTTAACCATTACGAACGCTGCTTCTGGACAATATTCACTCAAGGTCATGTCCATTGTCGCTTTAACTTTGCTTCCGTTCGTATTGGGATACCAAGTGTGGAGTTACTTCGTATTCCATAAACGGGTGAATGAGAAAGAACATTTGGAGTACTAA
- a CDS encoding Ig-like domain-containing protein — MIQKKAIFNVLVSTSLLTSLVLPSWVSADGSANEVQREQPQGNSIIEGAVENSESRTNAASISQASYSTANDIVSVQPIADSTYPYRTKAFDFELPSHVKVTLSDGSETELYVRWDFNKYNPENIMEQTFTVEGTLRGNSWSAGLPDGINNPQNVKATAEITISAAKQIKSVDPLADIPDVENGTSYYSLGLPDSVGVVLDDDTPATVGVTWSQDDYDMHDQSIHTVELTGRLGDRYGLPVGIDNSNDLKAKVKVSFSEARTIMSLQSVVIKDVLSGTNKTEKALGLPEQVEATLSDNQKVQVPIEWDVEHSAYDSSKLEAQTFEVTGAVKGIPAGLKNPNGATARATVKVAAANHVTHIEDVQVPLVPNGISKTALAFYLPKQADVTLSNGRKDKVDVTWELAESAYDPSNEQQQTVKVMGTLVHLPAGVAAPSEKVTANVTISAMRYVESINHVADITGMANGTNATPEALHLPKQVTVTLSDGTTISVDAQWELHNIGYEKGNAKAQTLKVTGTLINLPLGVIDNNVQAKVNVQVDAKIEPKKNVGVTMSDVSMDKEGRNTTEVLGEYFLPLSGDVTGSNGQPINGPGTALMVLQIHINGEEVRTIDYLGRSLSLNTKLYVGWKNNDVLAEVSNVLKAGLLHHSEGRNYEVITSTSPDGIIIKQKQGTGNSEDNVFSYVLENGKGSAVEGLTWGEQETKTEGRWGMVGQKAKFSVQVKNGASADGDLVVHVSDGTIDKQISVPVVVNDDAAAVARKVRERLVQDYEIANAYSVKADGSTLAFEALEEGSKHVKVSVKTLIDTGSKPDEGSNKPDSGNGNNSGGADSNNNNNGNNSSNGSNSNNNSNNNNSSGAGSAGGNTTTDKDNAGGKGGTPDSDKAEDGDGKPANTFVDLQNHKWAQKSIEFLNSKGIVLGTSEHVFAPNAAMKRGDFALLLMRMFGMKSDATVRFSDVPQSSYYYEAITSLKAQGIVQGFGGDKYDPEAPMTRQDLMVILHKALTKSGIELKAGEASLLNHFSDSDKVKSYAKDAVLALITEGIVKGDGSKLNPTAHASRAEVAVLLEQVFHKIPVNK; from the coding sequence ACATTAAGCGATGGCAGTGAAACAGAGCTATATGTCCGTTGGGATTTTAATAAGTATAATCCGGAAAATATTATGGAACAAACGTTCACGGTAGAGGGGACGCTAAGGGGAAATTCATGGAGCGCCGGACTCCCAGACGGAATAAATAACCCGCAAAATGTAAAGGCAACGGCTGAAATTACAATTTCCGCCGCGAAGCAGATCAAGAGTGTTGACCCGCTAGCTGATATTCCTGATGTAGAGAATGGCACAAGCTACTATAGCCTTGGGTTACCGGATAGTGTGGGTGTGGTCTTGGATGACGATACGCCGGCTACGGTTGGGGTTACTTGGAGCCAGGACGATTATGACATGCACGATCAAAGCATTCATACGGTCGAGCTCACGGGACGATTGGGAGACCGTTACGGTTTGCCGGTTGGGATTGATAACAGCAATGACTTGAAGGCGAAGGTGAAAGTCTCCTTCAGTGAGGCGCGTACAATTATGAGTCTTCAATCTGTGGTAATCAAAGACGTGCTCAGCGGCACGAATAAAACAGAAAAAGCGTTAGGCTTGCCCGAACAAGTTGAAGCTACATTAAGCGACAATCAGAAGGTTCAGGTGCCTATTGAGTGGGATGTGGAGCACAGTGCCTATGATTCAAGTAAATTGGAAGCACAAACCTTTGAAGTGACCGGTGCGGTAAAGGGTATTCCAGCTGGATTAAAGAATCCGAATGGAGCGACAGCGAGAGCGACGGTTAAGGTCGCTGCTGCGAATCATGTTACACATATTGAAGATGTACAGGTGCCTCTAGTGCCAAATGGTATTAGCAAGACAGCTCTTGCTTTCTATCTGCCTAAGCAGGCAGACGTGACGCTAAGTAACGGCCGCAAGGATAAAGTGGATGTGACGTGGGAACTTGCAGAATCGGCTTACGACCCAAGCAATGAACAACAGCAAACAGTCAAAGTGATGGGTACGCTAGTGCATTTGCCTGCCGGCGTTGCGGCGCCGAGCGAGAAGGTAACGGCGAATGTCACGATTAGCGCGATGCGTTATGTCGAGTCAATCAACCATGTAGCGGATATTACCGGAATGGCCAACGGCACGAATGCAACCCCGGAAGCGCTGCACTTGCCAAAGCAAGTAACTGTGACTTTATCTGATGGAACCACGATCAGCGTTGATGCCCAGTGGGAATTACATAACATCGGCTATGAGAAAGGGAATGCAAAAGCACAGACCTTGAAGGTAACGGGAACATTAATCAATCTCCCTCTTGGTGTAATAGACAACAACGTCCAAGCAAAAGTAAACGTGCAGGTTGATGCGAAGATCGAGCCGAAGAAAAATGTGGGCGTTACGATGAGCGATGTGTCGATGGATAAGGAAGGTCGCAATACGACCGAGGTGCTGGGTGAATACTTCTTACCTTTATCGGGAGATGTTACAGGGTCGAATGGTCAACCGATTAATGGTCCTGGGACGGCTCTAATGGTTCTGCAAATACATATCAATGGCGAGGAAGTAAGAACTATTGACTATTTGGGGCGTAGTCTGTCGTTGAATACCAAACTATATGTGGGTTGGAAAAATAACGATGTATTGGCTGAAGTGTCCAATGTGTTGAAAGCTGGATTACTGCATCACAGCGAGGGAAGAAATTACGAGGTCATTACCTCTACGTCTCCAGACGGTATTATTATTAAGCAGAAACAAGGAACAGGCAACAGCGAGGATAATGTGTTTAGCTATGTGCTAGAGAATGGTAAAGGCTCGGCTGTTGAAGGTCTAACATGGGGTGAGCAGGAGACTAAAACCGAGGGAAGATGGGGCATGGTCGGTCAAAAGGCCAAATTCAGCGTTCAGGTAAAGAACGGTGCGAGTGCGGATGGCGATCTGGTCGTACACGTGTCTGATGGAACCATCGATAAGCAGATTTCCGTACCTGTAGTGGTGAATGATGATGCGGCTGCAGTTGCTCGGAAAGTAAGAGAAAGACTGGTTCAAGACTATGAGATAGCGAATGCTTATAGCGTAAAGGCAGATGGAAGCACGCTGGCTTTCGAGGCGCTAGAAGAGGGTTCAAAACATGTGAAAGTATCGGTGAAGACTCTTATCGACACAGGTAGCAAGCCAGACGAAGGAAGCAATAAGCCAGACAGTGGAAATGGAAATAACAGCGGCGGAGCCGATAGTAATAATAACAATAATGGAAATAACAGCAGCAACGGAAGTAATAGCAATAACAATAGCAATAACAATAACAGCAGCGGTGCTGGAAGCGCGGGTGGCAATACAACCACGGATAAGGACAATGCTGGAGGCAAGGGAGGAACCCCCGACTCTGATAAGGCTGAAGATGGCGACGGTAAGCCAGCGAACACGTTTGTTGACTTGCAAAATCATAAGTGGGCCCAAAAATCGATCGAGTTTTTGAATTCCAAAGGAATTGTTTTAGGTACTTCAGAACATGTATTTGCTCCAAATGCGGCGATGAAGCGTGGTGATTTTGCGCTCCTGCTTATGAGAATGTTTGGTATGAAATCCGATGCAACAGTTCGTTTCTCTGACGTTCCGCAAAGCAGCTATTACTATGAAGCGATCACAAGCTTGAAGGCACAAGGAATCGTGCAAGGCTTTGGGGGAGATAAGTATGATCCTGAAGCGCCAATGACTAGACAAGATTTGATGGTTATTTTGCACAAGGCATTGACCAAGTCTGGTATTGAGCTGAAAGCTGGCGAAGCATCCTTATTAAACCATTTTTCAGATTCCGATAAAGTGAAGAGTTATGCGAAAGACGCGGTGCTTGCTCTGATTACAGAAGGAATTGTAAAAGGAGACGGGAGTAAGCTGAATCCAACTGCTCATGCTTCAAGAGCGGAAGTAGCAGTGCTACTTGAGCAAGTATTCCATAAAATCCCTGTTAATAAATAA